Proteins from a genomic interval of Phycisphaerae bacterium:
- a CDS encoding DinB family protein, protein MAHYYDSIPEPVRKLTNGQAIERYAAGAEVPGKAIAGLTSEQLRAFPVPGTWSIQQIVAHLTDSDLIAAYRMKRIIAEDQPKLDLWDENAFVAGLRYQDLPAREVCELFRLNRTVLAHVLRGLPDAAFERTALHQEMGPMTLGQFLRIYVNHLDHHLGFLKKKREMLGAPL, encoded by the coding sequence ATGGCGCATTACTACGATTCGATTCCTGAGCCGGTACGCAAATTAACCAACGGGCAGGCCATCGAGCGCTACGCCGCCGGGGCGGAAGTGCCGGGCAAGGCGATTGCGGGTCTGACGTCCGAGCAGCTTCGGGCGTTTCCCGTGCCGGGGACGTGGAGCATTCAGCAGATCGTCGCGCATCTGACGGACAGCGATCTGATCGCGGCCTATCGGATGAAGCGGATCATCGCGGAGGATCAGCCGAAGCTGGACTTGTGGGACGAGAACGCTTTTGTGGCGGGACTGCGGTACCAGGACTTGCCCGCGCGAGAGGTGTGCGAACTCTTCCGGCTCAACCGCACGGTCCTGGCGCACGTACTCCGCGGATTGCCGGACGCGGCGTTTGAACGCACGGCGCTCCACCAGGAGATGGGGCCGATGACGCTGGGCCAGTTTCTGCGGATTTATGTGAATCACCTGGATCATCACCTGGGGTTCCTGAAGAAGAAGCGCGAGATGCTGGGCGCGCCGTTATGA
- a CDS encoding DinB family protein: MAHYYDSIPESIRKLTNQQAIDRYVAGAEVPARAIAGLTTEQLLAVPVPGTWSIQQIVVHLADSDLTAAYRMKRMIAEERPLLDALDETAFAARLGYEEQPIREVCEIFRLNRKLLTPILRRQPESAFERTAEHPEVGTVTLGQVLRTYAYHVDHHMEFLKKKREMLGAPL, translated from the coding sequence ATGGCCCATTACTACGATTCGATTCCAGAGTCGATACGCAAATTAACCAACCAGCAGGCCATTGATCGCTACGTCGCCGGGGCGGAGGTGCCCGCCAGGGCGATTGCCGGTCTGACGACCGAGCAGCTTCTGGCCGTTCCGGTGCCTGGGACGTGGAGCATCCAGCAGATCGTCGTGCACCTGGCGGACAGCGATCTGACCGCGGCGTATCGGATGAAGCGGATGATCGCGGAGGAGCGGCCGCTGCTGGATGCGTTGGATGAAACCGCGTTTGCGGCCCGATTGGGTTACGAGGAACAGCCCATCCGCGAGGTCTGTGAGATTTTCCGACTTAACCGGAAACTCCTCACCCCTATCCTGCGACGGCAGCCGGAGTCGGCGTTTGAGCGGACGGCGGAGCATCCGGAAGTCGGAACCGTCACGCTCGGGCAGGTATTGCGAACCTATGCTTACCACGTCGACCACCACATGGAGTTTCTGAAGAAAAAGCGCGAAATGCTCGGCGCGCCGTTATGA
- the paaD gene encoding 1,2-phenylacetyl-CoA epoxidase subunit PaaD produces MVNDVNDVQVQPAIDLSPVWEALANVSDPEIPVLNVLEMGMIPAVRLEGETVVVQMTPTFAGCPALDLIRENIRHAVRAAGFEDVRVDVVFDPPWTSDRITPEGLRKLKEFGLAPPLRCGTTGATFQALQKVACPYCNSTETTLESIFGPTLCRAIHYCNACRQSFEQFKPV; encoded by the coding sequence ATGGTAAATGACGTGAACGACGTGCAGGTCCAACCCGCGATCGATTTGAGCCCCGTCTGGGAGGCGCTGGCCAATGTCAGCGACCCCGAGATACCGGTCTTGAATGTGCTGGAGATGGGCATGATTCCCGCCGTGCGCCTCGAGGGCGAGACGGTCGTTGTGCAGATGACGCCGACGTTCGCGGGCTGCCCGGCGCTGGACCTGATCCGCGAGAACATTCGCCATGCCGTGCGGGCCGCGGGGTTTGAGGACGTTCGCGTCGATGTCGTTTTCGATCCACCGTGGACGAGCGACCGGATCACGCCGGAGGGGCTGCGCAAGCTGAAGGAGTTCGGGCTCGCGCCACCGTTGCGGTGTGGGACGACGGGGGCGACGTTTCAGGCGCTGCAAAAAGTGGCCTGTCCTTATTGCAACTCGACAGAGACGACGCTGGAATCGATCTTCGGCCCGACGCTCTGCCGGGCGATTCACTACTGCAATGCGTGCCGGCAGTCGTTTGAGCAATTCAAGCCGGTTTGA
- a CDS encoding DUF6614 family protein has translation MNHYEIWVNLKDSHKDLEFAENLRGYLGHLQRLGKIADYRLTRRKLGFGPPELGEFHVSIQTESLAQLDEAFGAAAARAGEIEPLHARVYSMVTDFRSALYRDFPDPERAARNKPGGP, from the coding sequence ATGAATCACTACGAGATCTGGGTCAATCTGAAGGATTCGCACAAGGACCTTGAGTTCGCTGAGAACCTCAGGGGGTATCTCGGTCATTTGCAACGGCTCGGCAAGATCGCGGACTATCGTCTTACGCGGCGCAAGCTCGGGTTCGGCCCGCCGGAGCTGGGCGAGTTTCACGTCTCCATCCAAACGGAGAGCCTCGCCCAACTGGACGAGGCCTTTGGCGCGGCGGCAGCGCGGGCCGGCGAGATTGAGCCGCTTCATGCCAGGGTTTACTCGATGGTGACGGACTTCCGCTCGGCGCTCTATCGCGACTTTCCCGATCCCGAACGGGCCGCGCGCAACAAGCCGGGCGGACCGTAA